In Vibrio sp. FE10, the following are encoded in one genomic region:
- a CDS encoding GspH/FimT family pseudopilin: MTRGFTLLELLITVSVLSILIATAAPSFSSVLASTKIKRLAPEVHGFLIAARSEAITRNQEVYLFFLVSGNSGAVNNSDGDWDLVLSSSASYDPTNVLMWLDGSPYQDIEVSFNFFNQNSISIEGVRGRFSNGNISIASMSKLTEVLSIKASNVSGRIRICSSDPNENGRNSIGNHGYEIC; this comes from the coding sequence ATGACTCGCGGGTTTACTTTATTAGAGCTGTTAATAACGGTATCGGTTTTGTCGATTCTGATAGCCACGGCTGCCCCGAGTTTTAGTTCGGTGCTAGCTTCAACGAAAATCAAGAGGCTTGCACCCGAGGTTCATGGCTTCTTAATTGCAGCGAGGTCAGAGGCCATAACTCGGAATCAAGAAGTTTATTTGTTCTTTTTAGTGTCCGGCAACTCAGGAGCTGTTAATAACTCCGATGGCGATTGGGATTTGGTTTTAAGTAGTTCTGCATCTTATGACCCTACAAATGTTCTTATGTGGTTGGATGGTTCTCCGTATCAGGATATAGAAGTGTCCTTTAATTTTTTCAATCAAAATTCAATATCGATCGAGGGTGTCAGGGGCCGCTTCAGCAATGGCAATATTTCGATAGCATCTATGAGTAAATTAACGGAGGTGTTGTCAATAAAGGCATCAAATGTTTCGGGGAGGATTAGGATTTGTAGTAGCGATCCCAATGAAAATGGACGTAACAGTATAGGTAACCACGGTTATGAGATCTGTTAA
- a CDS encoding PilW family protein, protein MRSVNSYVKGSTLIEMMVASVIGIIAIGTIGSVFITNQRISSENSLELLLSQNLFSATQMMKEEIWRAGYDSDSGISIKLSGATNTIYVNQVSVDEAYIGFAYLKDGASSAYRNIVYQFKENKLNYCLGESGELLAINEKPFGTASGAVSMKCESVFFDRQIQVDALFVEAKELSTGSSVSQKVDIELKASLVNADVSHEVRTSVVQRNWQ, encoded by the coding sequence ATGAGATCTGTTAACTCGTATGTTAAGGGCAGCACACTAATCGAAATGATGGTGGCTTCAGTTATTGGAATCATCGCAATTGGGACTATAGGTTCTGTATTCATTACTAATCAACGAATCTCTTCAGAAAATAGCTTAGAGCTTTTGTTATCACAAAACTTATTTTCCGCCACTCAAATGATGAAGGAGGAAATTTGGCGCGCTGGTTATGACTCAGATTCGGGGATATCGATTAAGTTATCGGGAGCTACAAATACAATTTATGTTAATCAGGTAAGCGTTGATGAGGCGTATATTGGTTTTGCTTATTTGAAGGATGGTGCATCGTCAGCGTATCGAAACATTGTCTATCAATTCAAAGAAAATAAGCTCAACTATTGCTTGGGAGAGTCTGGTGAGCTTTTGGCAATTAATGAAAAACCATTTGGGACGGCTAGTGGCGCAGTTTCAATGAAGTGTGAAAGCGTGTTCTTTGATCGTCAAATTCAAGTTGATGCTTTATTTGTTGAGGCTAAAGAGCTTTCAACAGGATCTTCGGTTTCTCAAAAAGTAGACATTGAGTTAAAGGCGTCTTTGGTAAATGCCGATGTTAGTCATGAAGTGAGAACTTCCGTTGTTCAGAGGAATTGGCAATGA